TAATGAAGCAAAGCAGATCGCGCACCACCTCTATAACGCATACCCAATAGTATACGGTCCTCAGGAGTTTAGGGGTGTACTTTTGAGATTCAAGAACTCGCTTAACGAAAACGCTAAGGTTCATGCGTCTGTTGAGATATTGCCTGAAGCTTGCCACAACAGTATCGAAGCTTGGCTCCCTTATCCTTCAAACCTTCGGGTCCTCTTCGCAATAAACGAATACGATGAAAGGTTAAAGAAGCGGTTTGATACGCTTATGGAGCTGGTTGAGCGGTCTGGTGTCAAGTATAGGAGCGTCCACGCGGGAGAGGCTTCGCTCTTCAAAAGTATGGTGAAGCTCCTCTACATATTGGAGTACGCAACGCTCTACCTTGCTGTGTTAAGAGGGATTCCACCAGCACCAACACCCAACATAGCTTTGTTGAAAAAGAGGTTGAGCGGAGACTAGGAGACACCTACGAGCGCAGCGAACTCTCTTTTAAATGCGAAGCTGAGCTTGCTAGCTACCTTCTCCGGTGGAAGAGGGTTGAAATATATGCCCGTGCCCACGTGAAGCGAGTTCGCTGGTGGAGCGTTCGCATGCACCTCGAGGTGCCAGTGTAGCTGCTTAGATGTCTTCTTCTCTGAGGATGAGTGTAACACGATGGTATAGGGTGTGAAGTTAAAAGCCTTATCAAACGCACCTAATGCCGCTCGGATAGTGAGGGCGAGGTTATCAAGCTCCTTCTGCCCAACTTTTAGGAAACTGGTCTGATGCCTCCTAGGGAAGACCCAGAATTCGTATAAGGATGATGGAGCCCAAGGAGCGAAGACGATATAATGCTCGTTTAGGTATATCTGCCTTGGGCCGCCTGTTTCAATAGATACAACGTTACACATCGGGCATACAGCCGTTTCTCGATAAGTGTTATGGAAGGCGGTGGCTTCTTGCTCCACTATGGGCGGGAGCTTAGGGAGTGTAACCAAATTGAATCTAGCGTGCCCCTTTGCTCGCTCTGCGAAAACAGAAACATATGTTACACCTTTCTTACCATATAACCACTTCATACGGTCTTGAATGACTCTGAGAAGATTAGACCACTGATTTACGCTTATGGTTGATAAAGTTTCTTGGTGGTCTGGTGTCGCCACTACTTCATAATGGTAGCCGAATGCAGGCTCGCTATAAAGAGGGAGATCAGTAAATCTTGACTGCTGAGATATGCTAACAAATGGTTTCCTACTAGGAATAACTCTGATGGACCAGTTCTTAATTCTCTCCTCTTCAGTATCGCTTTTCTTAACCAGCGAGCCTTGATACTGCACTAAGACCAATTCGGCTGGTTGAGTTAGGTGCTCATTACCCGCACAGTAGGGGCAAACCTCCTCGCCTCCGCCAGCCTCTAGGTAACCGCGCTCAAGATCTTCATCGCTCACTATACAAAGCGAATCTCTAAAATAGTCCTTTCTGATCTCAACCATAATTATTACCTCACCTAACCAAACCCCATAATAGCGGGGAAGCCAACTCTTATGTTTTAACATATGCAAACATATATACCGGATAGTGAGAGGGAGCTTACCGTTATGCAAAGCGAGGTAGACCCAAAAGCAGTCGAAGCGATAATGCAGAGCAGAGCGGAAGGACCTCAGTCTGCGGCCGTGCTGGTGGGTAAGGTTAATGAAGTGGTCAAGCCTAAAAGTGCAATAAGAAGGGTTATGGACTACCTTATAGGCGAGCCGCTAACCTATCTTGTTAACTGGGGTAGACTCTACTCTCTTTGGCCGACTCACGTTGAAACAGCGTGCTGCAGCGTTGAGATAGGGGCCTCGGCTGGTCCAAGGTGGGATATGGAGCGTTTTGGCGTATTGGAAGCCTTTGGGAGCCTTAGGCAGTGCGACCTTATGATAGTTATGGGTACGGTGACCAGAAAGCTAGCACCTAGGTTAAAGCTGATTTGGGATCAGATGCCCGATCCAAAGTTTTGTATAGCCATGGGTGCTTGCGCAATATCTGGAGGGCTCTATGAGCAGTCTTATAATGTGCTCCAAGGGGTTAACAAAATCATCCCGGTCGATGTATACATACCAGGGTGCCCTCCACCAGCCCAAGCAGTTATAGATGGTATCGTGAAGCTTCAGGAGAAGATTCGTTGTATGGATCTTAAAGGGAGGGTCATATCCGAATCTTATCTTCGCCTCTCACCTAAGTGGAGGATGAGATAAGACATGGTAAAACCGATAGCGATACTTAACGCGGTTAAAAGCGGGTTACGCCACCTATTTTATAGTCGTGTTACAAGAAGGTACCCTGAAGTCGAAAGCGGCCTACCTGAAACCTACTACTCCTTTGACCCAAAGAAGGGTGTCGCAGCCGCCGGCTGGAGAGGGCGCCACTACCTTGAGTTAGATAAGTGCACTGGCTGCCAGCTATGCTCATTTATGTGCGATGAAATAAGTAACGCGATTGTGATGGTAGAAGTGCCTGAAGTAAAGTTTGAGCAGAACAAAAAGAGTCTCTTCCCATCTATAGATTATGGGAGATGCGTGTTCTGCGGGTTATGTGTCGATTCTTGCCCCTTCGAGTGCCTACATATGACTCCTGAGATTAGGTTGGCAGACTATGATAGGAACAAGCTTTACTACTCCCCGCTTGAGTTGAGCATACCACCCTCTGTGGGTAAGCCGTCATATCTAGTTGGGAAGCGAAGGGAGGCAGCGAAAACTTGAACGATCTGTTTGAGAAGATTAGAGAGAGAGCGCCAGAAGCCCAGTGTACCGTCAGAGGAAATAGGATTAAGGTCGTGACGCCTGCGGAAAGTGTCGTAAGAGTGGCTGAGGTTGTGAAAGAATACGGTTTTAACCACATAGAGTCGGTCTGTGGCATAGACCACCCTAATGATAACGCAATGGAAGTCCTATATATTGTGGGCTCAGTAGAAGAAGGTCTGAAGTCTAAGGTATTGATCTTAGGCAGCAGAATCTCTCGGAATAACCCTGTCTTCCCATCCCTTATCAACATATGGCCTGGAGCTTACTTTCACGAGAGAGAAGAGTATGAGATGCTGGGTATCCGCTTTGAGGGGCATCCGAAGCTAGCCAAGCTACTTCTACCAGACGATTGGGACGATACCCCTCCGTTGAGAAAGGAGTTTCAAGTTAAAAAGTGGGGGGCGATCGAGCGTGAGGATTCAGGGCTTAAGATAGAGCGGGCTGTCCTTCATACCCCTCCGCCAGAATACATACCGACACAAAGCGACTTTATGAAGGTTAAAACACCACCTTTCTTAGAGCGTTTCCAGCAAGCTCTTGATGTGCCAGACTATGATACACTGGGTAGGCAGCTCTTCCAATGGGTTCGGAAGGATGAGCGGAGCATCGCCATCTCTTTCGGCATTCAGCACCCTGGGAGCGGGCATATGAGGCTTGTCTTAGGTGTGGATGGAGACATCATAACCGAAGTCGAACCAGACATAGGCTATGTGCACAGAGGG
This genomic stretch from Nitrososphaerota archaeon harbors:
- a CDS encoding galactose-1-phosphate uridylyltransferase; this translates as MVEIRKDYFRDSLCIVSDEDLERGYLEAGGGEEVCPYCAGNEHLTQPAELVLVQYQGSLVKKSDTEEERIKNWSIRVIPSRKPFVSISQQSRFTDLPLYSEPAFGYHYEVVATPDHQETLSTISVNQWSNLLRVIQDRMKWLYGKKGVTYVSVFAERAKGHARFNLVTLPKLPPIVEQEATAFHNTYRETAVCPMCNVVSIETGGPRQIYLNEHYIVFAPWAPSSLYEFWVFPRRHQTSFLKVGQKELDNLALTIRAALGAFDKAFNFTPYTIVLHSSSEKKTSKQLHWHLEVHANAPPANSLHVGTGIYFNPLPPEKVASKLSFAFKREFAALVGVS
- a CDS encoding NADH-quinone oxidoreductase subunit B, translating into MQSRAEGPQSAAVLVGKVNEVVKPKSAIRRVMDYLIGEPLTYLVNWGRLYSLWPTHVETACCSVEIGASAGPRWDMERFGVLEAFGSLRQCDLMIVMGTVTRKLAPRLKLIWDQMPDPKFCIAMGACAISGGLYEQSYNVLQGVNKIIPVDVYIPGCPPPAQAVIDGIVKLQEKIRCMDLKGRVISESYLRLSPKWRMR
- a CDS encoding 4Fe-4S binding protein; protein product: MVKPIAILNAVKSGLRHLFYSRVTRRYPEVESGLPETYYSFDPKKGVAAAGWRGRHYLELDKCTGCQLCSFMCDEISNAIVMVEVPEVKFEQNKKSLFPSIDYGRCVFCGLCVDSCPFECLHMTPEIRLADYDRNKLYYSPLELSIPPSVGKPSYLVGKRREAAKT